The Medicago truncatula cultivar Jemalong A17 chromosome 4, MtrunA17r5.0-ANR, whole genome shotgun sequence genome includes a region encoding these proteins:
- the LOC25492345 gene encoding recQ-mediated genome instability protein 2 encodes MDYSLAALKLFCSQLKLAREVPSQHSFTLGGILFQRAWLQGVLVSSNDGSGPLLLDDGTGIIELSLSGEFRQRQFKAGMYVMVVGGYATRATGEPSVIKVHKIVDLSSSPDREAMWYLEVMEAYKLFYQPLVENFI; translated from the exons ATGGATTATAGTTTGGCAGCGTTGAAGCTATTTTGCTCACAACTGAAACTCGCTCGTGAAGTTCCTTCACAACATAGCTTCACTCTCGGTGGCATTCTCTTTCAACGCGCTTGGTTACAG GGCGTTCTGGTGTCCTCCAACGACGGCAGCGGACCTCTTCTTCTCGACGATGGAACCGGCATCATCGAACTCTCTCTTTCTGGCGAGTTCCGTCAACGTCAATTCAAAGCTG GGATGTATGTGATGGTAGTTGGAGGGTATGCTACACGTGCGACGGGAGAACCTTCTGTGATCAAA GTTCACAAGATTGTTGATCTTTCATCATCCCCCGACCGAGAAGCAATGTGGTATCTTGAAGTTATGGAGGCATACAAACTGTTCTATCAGCCTCTTGTTGAAAACTTTATATAA